CAGAAAATATCCCACTATATGTTAGTGGAGCTATGAGTCAGACCTATATTGGATTTGATTTGGAAAATGCATTGAGGGAAGAGTTGTTGAAAAGGAAAATTGGAAATATGCCAGTAGCCACAATAATGACTCAAATTGTAGTTGACAAAGATGATAAATCATTTGAAAATCCAACAAAGCCTATAGGAAGGTTTATGTCCTTAGAAGAAGCAAAGGAAGTCGAAGACAGGCTTGGATATGATATTGTAGAGGATTCTGGAAGAGGGTATAGAAGGGTAGTTCCATCACCATCTCCAAGAAGAATAGTAGAAATTGATTCGATAAGAACGTTGGTAGAAAGCGGACAATTGGTAATTTCCTGTGGTGGAGGAGGAATACCAGTCATAGAAGAAGAAAATAGTTTGAAGGGAATAGATGCAGTAATAGATAAGGACTTTGCCAGCTGCTTGTTAGCAAAAGAGTTGGAGGCAGACTTTTTAATAATCCTAACAGCAGTAGAGAAAGTGGCAATAAATTTTGGTAAGGAAAATGAAAAGTGGTTATCTGATTTAAGTATAGATGAAGCTAAAAAGTATATAGAAGAAGGCCATTTTGCGCCAGGCTCCATGTTGCCAAAGATAGTAGCTGCAATAGACTTTGCAGGCTCTAAAGAGGGTAGAGCTGCACTAATTACACAACTAGAGAAAGCTAAAAAGGGGATTAAAGGGGATACAGGAACTAGAATTCATATGTAGACTTTTTAAAAATAAAAAAGGAGTGTTCTTCAATTTATTTGAGAAGACTCCTTTTCATATTCTTAGCTCTTAACTATTTTACTGATGCTCCTTTAATAATCTATCTCTTATACTCCATAGGTCATAGGATAAGTCAACAGCATATTCATGCGGCTTTTCAAATCTTCTTACTTCATCCCACAATAATTCTATTTGTTCAGCACAATATTGTCTAATCTGATGAACATCAGGACATTGGTAAATACTTGCGCCATTATCAAATATCTTAACTAAGAGTTTTTTTGTATAGAAATTTTTAACGGTCTTTCTCTTCCAAGTATAAAGTGGGTGGAAGATTTCATAAGGTTTATTATCATCTATTACTTCATCATGTAATGTAACCACATCTGCAATTGCTATATTTGTATCTCTATCGAATAAACGATAAATCTGTTTAAAGCCAGGAGTAGTTATCTTTCCTACATTTTCACTTACTTTAATTTTAGGTAATATTTTACTGTCTTCTTCTATAGCAGTTAATTTATATACACCACCAAAAACAGGTTCTGATCTTGCTGTTATAAGTCTTTCTCCAACTCCAAATGAATCTACTTTTGCTCCTTGATTTAATAAATCCCTAATAATATATTCATCAAGACTACTGGATACTAATATCTTACAATCAGGGAAACCAGCTTCATCTAACATCTTTCGAGATTCTTTAGATAGATAAGCTAAGTCACCACTATCAATTCTAATACCTTTTGGTCTGAAACCAGCAGGCACTACAACCTCATTAAAGCACTTAATAGCATTTGGAATTCCTTCTTTAAGAACATTATATGTATCAACTAACAGTGTACAGTTATCGGGATAAACTCTTGCATATGCTTTAAAAGCTTCCAACTCATTATCAAACATCTGTACCCAGCTGTGTGCCATAGTACCAAGGGCAGGAACATCAAAGTCTCTATCTACTATTGTATTAGCAGTTCCAACACACCCAGCAATATACGCCGCTCTAGCTCCTAGGATAGCAGCCTCATAACCTTGTGCTCTTCGTGATCCGAATTCCATAACAGCTCTACCTTGAGATGCTCTAACAATTCGATTTGATTTTGTCGCAATTAGGGATTGATGATTAATTGTTAATAATATCATAGTTTCAACTAATTGTGCTTGTACCACAGGGCCTCTAACTATTACCAATGGTTCCTGAGGGAAAATTGGAGTTCCTTCTGGAATTGCCCATACATCACAGGAAAATTGAAAGTTCTTTAGATAATCAATAAATTTTTCGTTAAATATCTTTTTACTTTTAAAATAAGCAATATCTTCGTCATCGAAACTTAGATTTTTTAAGTACTCGATTAATTGTTCTACGCCAGCCATTATAGCAAATCCACCATTATCTGGTATAGCTCTAAAGTACATATCAAAATATGCAATCTTATCACCCATTCCATTCTCAAGGTAACCGTTTGCCATGGTAAACTCATAATAGTCTGCAAGCATGGTAAGATTACGTCTATCTTTCCAATCTAGTTTGTTCATTCCATTACTCCTTTGTTTTTAAATATGTAACTATATATTAAAATAATTATATACTTATTATAATAATAATACAACATACCAAAAAATATTGAAGGGCAATCCTCTAATCACTAGAAAATTACCCTTCATTTAAAATAAAATTGTATACAGCTACCCCAACAAGAACTTTTTGGCTCAATCACCTTTTCCAATAATGCACTACACTCCTTTACTAAATTACAATGAATATTATCTACCCTTGTAATCTAATGGGATATTCAATTTTAAAACTCAAATGCGATATTATCTAATTCTTACTGCATGCAACTTTTACTTCTTCTTTGACTTTTATTACTTTACCTACTTTAAATTGTAGCTTTTTCAGATTGTAATTACATTACTTAAATCAACTTTGTTTACTAAAATACTTACTTTAATTAAATTTTAGTTGGAAAGTAGCTGTAACAATTTTATTTATTAGCTACAATAGCAATTTAATAAAGTGATTCATTAGCTTACTATTGTATTCATATTATACCCAAAAAATGAACATTAAACATAAAAGTATAAAAAAGTGCTAAAAATTTTAGCACTTTTTTATAAGCTTTTCTTATATTAGTTTTTTAGTATTCTTTCTCCCTTGGATGTTATACTTAAAGTCTTGATTGGATTGATATTACAGTTTGAGACCGCGCATCCGCTACATTTGCTTTCACAGGTAGGGGATCCCATTTCTTCCTTAATATAACCCATTCTTACTAATTGAGAAGTAAGTTCTTCCACCATACTTTCAGATATATTTAAATTCTTTCCTATTAATACCTTAGAATAAACCTTAGAATTCTTTATTTCCTTTAGTACATCTTTTATCATTTACTCACTCCTAAAAACCTAATAAACTTCCAATTTGATATACTAGTACTGACATTATCCATCCAATTATAAATGGATATATTGCCATAAAGGCAGCCCACTTAAAGGATTTAGTCTCTTGTTTTACAGTAGCTATAGTAGCTGCACAAGGAGTATATAATAATGTCATAACCATGAATGATAAAGCTGTAAGTGGTGTAAATACACTTTGAATAGCAGATACAAGTTCAGTACCTTCACTAACCCCTGCATAAACCATTCCAAGGACAGCAACAACAGCTTCCTTAGCTGCAATTCCTGCAAACATACTAACTGATGCTTGCCATGTACCATAACCTGCTGGTGCAAATATAGGAGCTATTATAGTACCTATTCTACCAAGTAAACTTTCTTGACTATATGGTTCAACACCTAATGGGAATATAGATAATACCCAAAGCAATGTTACAACTGCAAATATTACAGTTCCAGCTCTTTTTAGAAATTCCCATACCTTATCCCACATATCTCTTCCAACACTTCTCATGGATGGCAATCTATATGGTGGTAGTTCCATAATAAAGTGAGAGGATTCTCCCTTAAACAATGTTTTGCTAAAAATTTTGCCCATTATTAATGCCACAATGATACCTAAGGCATAAAGAGCAAACAACATTAATCCACCATTATTTTCAAAGAATGCTGCTATAAATACTAAATATATTGGTATTCTTGCACCACATGACATAAAAGGATTTATAAGCAGTGCGATCATTCTATCCTTTTTATTATCCAATGTACGTGTTGCCATAATTCCTGGCACGTTGCAGCCAAAGCCAACGATCATAGAGATAAAGGTCTTACCATGAAGTCCTAAGGCTCTCATCAAGCTATCCATTACATAAGCTGCTCTAGCCATATAGCCAGTATCTTCTAATATTCCTAAGAAAAAATATAAAGTCATAATAAGTGGAACGAATACTACTACAGCTCCAACTCCTCCTATGACACCATCAATGATGAAAGAAATCAACCATTCTGGGGCATTTACATTAACTAATAAGTTAGAAACTATATTTCCTAATGATTCCATCCATCCTTCAACATATCCGCCAAGTAAATCTTGTCCAATTACAAAAGTTAATTGAAAAACAACATACATTATAAGTCCAAATATTGGTATACCTAAAAATTTATCTGTAACAACTCTATCTATTTTATCGGTAATTG
The DNA window shown above is from Tissierella sp. Yu-01 and carries:
- the feoB gene encoding ferrous iron transport protein B, producing MNTIALVGNPNCGKTTLFNVLTGANQHVGNWPGVTVDKKEGKLKFNGSIYNVVDLPGTYSLGAFSEDEMVARDFIVKGNPDVVINVVDATNIERNLYLTTQLLEMGAKVVIALNMMDEAKMKKIEINLDNLSKHLGVPVVATVAAKRKGISELVEKAIATIGEDYSKVNKISYGEDIDKEIDWLKGLLEGSTLEYPSNWIAIKALEGDEDILRHIEDKPNIKERLISLGDKAIDYELEIVDRRYDFINSIVNKSVRKPDESVVTITDKIDRVVTDKFLGIPIFGLIMYVVFQLTFVIGQDLLGGYVEGWMESLGNIVSNLLVNVNAPEWLISFIIDGVIGGVGAVVVFVPLIMTLYFFLGILEDTGYMARAAYVMDSLMRALGLHGKTFISMIVGFGCNVPGIMATRTLDNKKDRMIALLINPFMSCGARIPIYLVFIAAFFENNGGLMLFALYALGIIVALIMGKIFSKTLFKGESSHFIMELPPYRLPSMRSVGRDMWDKVWEFLKRAGTVIFAVVTLLWVLSIFPLGVEPYSQESLLGRIGTIIAPIFAPAGYGTWQASVSMFAGIAAKEAVVAVLGMVYAGVSEGTELVSAIQSVFTPLTALSFMVMTLLYTPCAATIATVKQETKSFKWAAFMAIYPFIIGWIMSVLVYQIGSLLGF
- a CDS encoding nicotinate phosphoribosyltransferase; this translates as MNKLDWKDRRNLTMLADYYEFTMANGYLENGMGDKIAYFDMYFRAIPDNGGFAIMAGVEQLIEYLKNLSFDDEDIAYFKSKKIFNEKFIDYLKNFQFSCDVWAIPEGTPIFPQEPLVIVRGPVVQAQLVETMILLTINHQSLIATKSNRIVRASQGRAVMEFGSRRAQGYEAAILGARAAYIAGCVGTANTIVDRDFDVPALGTMAHSWVQMFDNELEAFKAYARVYPDNCTLLVDTYNVLKEGIPNAIKCFNEVVVPAGFRPKGIRIDSGDLAYLSKESRKMLDEAGFPDCKILVSSSLDEYIIRDLLNQGAKVDSFGVGERLITARSEPVFGGVYKLTAIEEDSKILPKIKVSENVGKITTPGFKQIYRLFDRDTNIAIADVVTLHDEVIDDNKPYEIFHPLYTWKRKTVKNFYTKKLLVKIFDNGASIYQCPDVHQIRQYCAEQIELLWDEVRRFEKPHEYAVDLSYDLWSIRDRLLKEHQ
- a CDS encoding FeoC-like transcriptional regulator encodes the protein MIKDVLKEIKNSKVYSKVLIGKNLNISESMVEELTSQLVRMGYIKEEMGSPTCESKCSGCAVSNCNINPIKTLSITSKGERILKN
- the arcC gene encoding carbamate kinase; protein product: MNKKKRIVIALGGNALGNDLEEQKIAVKSTASAVVDLIEEGCEVVIAHGNGPQVGMIHNSMSNAENIPLYVSGAMSQTYIGFDLENALREELLKRKIGNMPVATIMTQIVVDKDDKSFENPTKPIGRFMSLEEAKEVEDRLGYDIVEDSGRGYRRVVPSPSPRRIVEIDSIRTLVESGQLVISCGGGGIPVIEEENSLKGIDAVIDKDFASCLLAKELEADFLIILTAVEKVAINFGKENEKWLSDLSIDEAKKYIEEGHFAPGSMLPKIVAAIDFAGSKEGRAALITQLEKAKKGIKGDTGTRIHM